GATCGGGACTGGGCGGCTACCATCCACGAGGAGATGATCGGGCAGTTCATCCGCTCGTTCCGGCGGCCACCCAAGAAGCCGCTCTACCTCGACTTCGATGCCACCGACGATCGGGTGCATGGCCAGCAGCTCGGGCGGCACTTCAACGGCTACTACAACCACTACATCTTCCTGCCGCTGTTCGTATTCTGTGGCGACCAGCTGCTGGTCAGCTATCTGCGTCCGGCCTCGCTGGATGCCGCTCACCACGCCGGTGCCATCCTCGCCCTGTTGGTTCGGCGGCTGCGCCAGGCGTGGCCTGAGGTGAAGATCGTCTTCCGAGGCGACAGCGGCTTCTGCCGTCCACTGATCCTCAACTGGTGTGACCGCCACGGCGTCGATTACATCATCGGCCTCGCCGGCAACAAGCGCTTGGCCAAGCTGGCTCTGGACATCGACTACACGTCGGCTATCCGCTTCGAGAAGAGTTGGGAGAAGGAGCGTGTCTTCGGCTTCATCGAGTACGCTGCCAAGAGCTGGAAGGAGCGTCGACGAAAGGTCATCGTCAAGTCCGAGACCAGCCGGCGTGGCTTCAACACCCGCTATGTGGTCACCAGCCTGCGCGGCTGCAGCGCCGAGTGGCTCTATGACCACCGCTACTGTGCCCGGGGCGAGATGGAGAACCGCATCAAGGAGCAGCAGTTCCTGTTCTCCGACCGCACCAGCTGCCACGAATGGTGGCCCAACCAGTACCGACTGCTGCTGTCGGGGTTGGCCTACCTGCTGCTGGAGCGGCTACGCCGGATTTACCTCAGGCGCACCGCCTTCGCCCAGGCCCAGGTCAACACCCTCCGCCTGAAGCTGCTGAAGATCGGCGCTGTCATCACCCGCAACACGCGCACGATTCGGCTGATGTTGAGCAGCCAGTACCCGGAGCAGGACCTCTTCCTGAAGCTGGCCAACAAGCTGGTGCCCGGATAGCGCCGCGGCGTGCTGTCCCCGGCACAGAAAACACATGGGGGTTGGGGGCAGTGCGTCCTGAGCGCAGAAAATTGATCAATAAATAGCCAATCTCAAGCCCGTAGCGCCATCGTCTTCACCGAGCCTGAGATCTGGGAGCGTCTGGTCGGCCCGGTGCAACATCCGGGCTAGCCGCGCAGCTCGACGGAGGCGAAGTGGGGCTTCAGGCGGCGCACCAGGGTCTCCAGCGCCTCGCGCGGCGGGGCGTCGTCGAGCGCCTCGCGGTAGGCGGGATCCAGGCAACGCTCCAGGCGGGCCAACTGGATGGCGTAGCGGCGCACGCCGCAGTCGGAGAGGGTCATCGCCAGCTGCTCGAGATCGTCGAGGGTGAAGTCGCGCCAGTGCACGGTGGTACGGCACTCGAAGGGTACCCCGGCCTCCAGCAGCAGCGACAAGCTGAGCGCATGCTGGCGCCAGATGCCGGGCCGGCCGCCGATACGGTCGAAGTCGGCGCCGCGCCCCTTGGTGTCCAGTGCGACCCAGTCGAGCCGCGGCAGCAGCCGTTCCAGGCGGGCGGGATAGGGGCCGGCGGTGTGCAGCCCGACCGCCAGTCCCAGTGCCTGGCAGGCGTCGGCGGCGGCCGCGAGGTCGGCGTGAAGGGTAGGCTCGCCGCCGCTGAACACCACCGCGTCGATCTCGCCGACCCGGGTGGCAATCAAGGCCTCGATGGCCGGCCATTCGCCGGCCGCCGGGCGGCGTGCCGGCCCCATGCTGCTCGCCGTCTCGCAGTAGCCGCAGGCCAGTGGACAGCCCTGGAGATAGACGACCGCCGCTCGCCGGCCGGGGAAGGCGTGGTCGTCGCGGGCGTCGAAACCGGCGACGGGCAGGCGAACCGGGTCGGCGAGGGCATCCTGCAGCGGGATCATGGCCCTTACCCCAGGCCGACGGTCCGGCTGTGGTCCATGCCGGGACGGCCGTGCCAGTAGCCGTCGCAGATCTCGGCGTCGACCAGGCTGAGCGGATCGGGAGCGGGCAGCTTGCCGCGGCGGGCCGCATCGAAGGCGCTGACCACCTCGGCCATGCCCTCCGGTCGCGGGCTCAGGCGGGCGATGCCGACGCCCATCTCGGCCATGTCGAGAACCGCATGGCGCAGGTCCTGACAGGCCCCGGAGAGGGTCTGGATGCCGTTCAGGGTGAATACCTGCTGGGACTCCTGGGAGCGCAGGGCCAGGCCCTCCGGATGTTTCTGGCAGACGAACTGGCAGCGGTCCTTGGGTTTCTGGTAGCGCCGCGCG
The Halomonas sp. H10-9-1 DNA segment above includes these coding regions:
- a CDS encoding IS1380 family transposase, whose translation is MTKCTTPSTSFPRCKGRQITASFDGGEVTSDGGILLLRQLDREMGLTRAIARRLSDDRDPQRCLHRTETLVRQRVFGLALGYEDLNDHQALRHDIALQTAVDTDGVLASQSTLCRFEQQADRDWAATIHEEMIGQFIRSFRRPPKKPLYLDFDATDDRVHGQQLGRHFNGYYNHYIFLPLFVFCGDQLLVSYLRPASLDAAHHAGAILALLVRRLRQAWPEVKIVFRGDSGFCRPLILNWCDRHGVDYIIGLAGNKRLAKLALDIDYTSAIRFEKSWEKERVFGFIEYAAKSWKERRRKVIVKSETSRRGFNTRYVVTSLRGCSAEWLYDHRYCARGEMENRIKEQQFLFSDRTSCHEWWPNQYRLLLSGLAYLLLERLRRIYLRRTAFAQAQVNTLRLKLLKIGAVITRNTRTIRLMLSSQYPEQDLFLKLANKLVPG
- a CDS encoding anaerobic ribonucleoside-triphosphate reductase activating protein, with amino-acid sequence MIPLQDALADPVRLPVAGFDARDDHAFPGRRAAVVYLQGCPLACGYCETASSMGPARRPAAGEWPAIEALIATRVGEIDAVVFSGGEPTLHADLAAAADACQALGLAVGLHTAGPYPARLERLLPRLDWVALDTKGRGADFDRIGGRPGIWRQHALSLSLLLEAGVPFECRTTVHWRDFTLDDLEQLAMTLSDCGVRRYAIQLARLERCLDPAYREALDDAPPREALETLVRRLKPHFASVELRG